From one Pararge aegeria chromosome 21, ilParAegt1.1, whole genome shotgun sequence genomic stretch:
- the LOC120633341 gene encoding uncharacterized protein LOC120633341, with amino-acid sequence MQKKTSIDALHHILSSFRQFEKKLDKLQYDVSFHGQTLTGLSAMIANLSGTIGYEAKVDNVKVVNKTTTIDSLIEARHKTKGKAAVRSIPAAKVVTKSCQGQKYGLQPIKEPSLFNIKKMGSAAKRVMRQRKAEAPRKATTLRPKKISPNKSKSPPQNYEYPSQFKSSIYESQLILQ; translated from the coding sequence ATGCAGAAAAAAACTTCAATAGACGCTCTACACCACATCCTATCATCGTTCAGACAGTTCGAGAAGAAGCTTGATAAACTCCAATATGACGTGAGTTTCCACGGCCAAACCTTAACTGGTCTTAGCGCAATGATCGCAAACCTTTCAGGCACTATAGGATACGAAGCAAAAGTCGATAATGTTAAAGTCGTGAATAAAACTACGACTATAGATAGCCTCATTGAGGCACGCCATAAGACGAAAGGGAAAGCTGCTGTAAGGTCCATTCCAGCTGCTAAAGTGGTAACAAAAAGCTGTCAAGGTCAGAAGTATGGACTTCAACCGATAAAGGAACCATCACTgtttaatataaagaaaatgggCTCAGCAGCTAAACGTGTAATGAGACAGAGAAAAGCTGAGGCGCCTCGTAAGGCGACTACTTTAAGACCCAAGAAAATATCGCCGAACAAGTCTAAGAGCCCACCACAAAATTATGAGTATCCTAGTCAATTTAAGAGTTCTATATATGAATCaca